GATCGCCAGCGCGCAGCGCGCGGGCGGCCTGGCGGCGTTTGTGGACGCCGAGCATGCGGTGGATCCCTCCTATGCCAGGCGCATCGGAGTGAACCTTGACGATTTGTTGATCAGCCAGCCCGACAGTGGTGAGGAAGCGTTGACGATTGCCGAAACGCTGATCCGCAGCAACGCGGTGGACGTAGTGGTGATCGATTCCGTTGCAGCACTCGTGCCGCGTGCGGAACTGGAAGGCCAGATGGGCGATGCCACGGTCGGCGCGCAGGCGCGGTTGATGAGCCAGGCGATGCGCAAGTTGACCTCTTGCATTCACAAGGCCAAGACCGCCTGCATCTTCACCAACCAGATTCGCGAGAAGATTGGCGTGATGTTTGGCAGTCCCGAGACAACACCGGGCGGCAGGGCGCTGAAGTTTTATTCCAGCGTGCGCATCGATATGCGACGTGTGAATGTCATTAAGGACCCGGCGGGCAAGGTCGTGGGCAGCCATGTGCGTGCCAAGGTCGTGAAGAACAAGGTCGCGCCGCCGTTTTGCGAGTCCGAATTCGACATCATGTATGACGTAGGCATTTCGAAGGAAGGTTCGGTCATCGACGTGGCCACGGACATCGGCGTGATTGAGAAGAAGGGCTCGTGGTTGGCGTTCGACGGCCAGCAAATCGGCCAGGGTCGGGAATCCGCGAAGGATTTCTTGCGCGAGAACGGCAAGATGCTCGACCAGATTATCATTGGCGTGAAAGCCAAGATGGCCACGGGCGTCAGCCTGGGGAAACGCATCGGCGGCACCGAATAACCGTCTCGCTGCAGACGGGATGCAGGAATTATGACTTCGGCCGAAATACGCCAGAGCTTTCTCGATTTTTTCCGCGAAAAACAGCACACCATTGTGCCGTCCAGTTCGTTGCTGCCGGACGCGCCCAATTTGCTGTTCACCAACGCGGGAATGAACCAGTTTGTGCCGATCTTTCTCGGTCAGGTGAAGCCGCAATGGAACCCGCCGCGCACCGCGGACACGCAGAAGTGCATCCGCGCCGGCGGAAAACACAACGACCTCGAAGACGTCGGCCTCGATACATATCACCACACGTTCTTCGAGATGCTGGGCAACTGGAGCTTCGGCAATTACTTCAAGAAAGAGGCTATCGATTGGGCGTGGGAACTCGTTGTCGAACGCTGGCATTTCCCGAAAGAACGGCTCTATGCGACCTACTTTGGTGGCGACGACAAGATCGCCGCGGATACAGAGGCGCGCGATTTGTGGCTACGCTATCTGCCGTCCGATCACGTCGTTCCCGGCAATCGCAAAGATAATTTCTGGATGATGGGCGATACGGGACCCTGCGGTCCTTGCAGCGAAATCCACGTTGATCTCACCCCCAACGGCGACGGCGGCGCGAAGCTTGTCAATTCGGGTTCGCCGCTGAGTATTGAAATCTGGAACCTCGTGTTTATCCAGTTTAACGCGAATCCAGACGGCTCTCTCACACCACTGGCCGCCAAGCATGTCGATACCGGCATGGGCTTCG
This window of the Verrucomicrobiia bacterium genome carries:
- the recA gene encoding recombinase RecA, which encodes IASAQRAGGLAAFVDAEHAVDPSYARRIGVNLDDLLISQPDSGEEALTIAETLIRSNAVDVVVIDSVAALVPRAELEGQMGDATVGAQARLMSQAMRKLTSCIHKAKTACIFTNQIREKIGVMFGSPETTPGGRALKFYSSVRIDMRRVNVIKDPAGKVVGSHVRAKVVKNKVAPPFCESEFDIMYDVGISKEGSVIDVATDIGVIEKKGSWLAFDGQQIGQGRESAKDFLRENGKMLDQIIIGVKAKMATGVSLGKRIGGTE